The stretch of DNA GTTCTTTTTTCTATCTCTGACCTTTCTAACACTTGACGTTCCTCAAAggtttggatttttttctatctttgACACTTCAATCTTTTAACGTTCTTTCTTCCAAACGttcacatgtttttttttctcataattttaacgatttattgcttgatattttttaatatttttataacactttttaaagtttttaacttcctttattaaatttagtaaaatattatataagaTTAAACCACTAAAATACTTTCAATTATTTcccattgtaaaaccggctaactttgtatgagcaccgaaccgacttagctcTTTTTACAAAGTAGCCCTCGAAATACGTTTTAAGGACTTAGTGATCATAGAAAGTTCTTCAAATCTTTTCTTGTCTTTCTTGGTAAAACCTAATAACCATTTCTCTAACAAGGCTGATCCTTATCTTTCCTGATGGTGTTGTGGGTAGTTCTTGTACAAAATAAACTCCCCCTCTGAGCTTTTTATAATCCGAAACTTTCCCCTCAAGAAATTTCATGATTTCTTCTTCGTCCACCGAAGAGTTTTCTCTTCTTACAACAACTGCAGCTGGTAGTTCCGTGTAGATGGGATCAGGAATACCAACAACGGCTACTTGAAATACTTCCGGATGTTTGATGAGAATTTCTTCTAGTTCTATTGGGCTTACGTGGAAATTGTTGTATttgaagatgaattttttaCGTCCCCTAAAAATGAGGTGTCCGTTCTCGTCAAAATTTGCCAAATCTCCTGTAAGGAACCAACCGTCGTTGTCTCTGGCAGCTTCTGTGGCTTCGGGATTGTTGAAGTATCCCTAAAAGTTGCGGCATTAGTTAGGAGGATTAGAAGGATTCCATACTGCatagattttttctctttttttaccaTGAACTCCAACTTAGTTTTAACACAAAGCTCTCCTACTTCACCTACTCCAAGTTTCTCTCCGGCTTCGTTGATAATCTTCGCCTGAACACCCGGTGCGAGCTTTCCAACGGAGAaattgggtgaattttccgtTTTACTTGCAATCCTTCCAGTTTCTGATAATCCGTATATATTTCGGATAATCCCATTAGGTATACAGGATCGCATAATTTTAACCAGATCAGTAGAAAGATAGCCTCCTTGACAAGTGAGATGCTTCACATACGGCATTGTATGATTTTGTAAAAGGCCACTCTTAGCAAGTTGAGCTATTTGTGATGTAGACGTTGTAATAAGTCCCACACGATATTTCGTTACAATTTCAACCCATCGTTCTGGACTAAATGGTTCTTTTGTTATTAATCGAGTTAAACcaaaaaatatacctactaTTATAGATATATAGCCAGATTGCCAATATAATGTactaaaattgaatattttgtcgTTTGGACTGAATAATGCTTTTAAATGAGGTTTATGATAAAGATTCAAAAAGCATTCATGTGATAAGGCAACGCCTTTGGAAAAGCCTGTTGTTCCAGAAGAACAAATGATCTTTGCACAGGAGTCCTTGTCTACTTGTGGTGGATGTAGAATGAGTTttctgaaacatttttttttttagagttttacTTTGGATTTTGACTCAGATTCATAGAAGCAACAACTTACCTAATGTCTTCTTTACTGTTCTTGTCGTCCTTGTCATGCATTAGATCATTTATGTGCGGAAAATTGAGAACTGTTTGTCCGATAACATAGATCGGAGCACTACTTCCGTACTCTTTCAGAGCAGCCTCAACTTTTTCCACAACTTCATTATCACAGAATACAAATTTTGGCTTCACAGTGCTAAACATGTGAACAATTTCGTCTGCAATGACACAAGTTTGAGAGGAGTAAAAGGTTTCTTAATAAGCTTGAGAGTCAGGACTAACCTTTCGAAAATATAGTGTCAAGAGCATTAGGAGGAGCGGCAAGATATAAAGCAGCCAAAACGGCAGGCGTCAAATTGTGCGAATTTCTACACACAAAACCAACCACGTCACCTTTTGAACAACCAAGTTTCTTCAGATTACACGCAATCTGTAGGGAAGCTCTGTAGATCTCCCCGTTGGTTCGTGTAGTTCCATCATCCACACAAATTTGACAAACTTTCTCGGGATTCAAATTTAAATGGTAAAGAAGCGCGTATCCTGCTGAGACACTTGAATGGAAGAAAGGAGTGTAGAAGTCATCTCCACtccagatttttttcaaactatcGTACTTTGTTACCATGATACTTAACGGAGGAGTTTAATCGAACTGAAATCACTTGAAGcgacttttcttcttttatatataacagaataataagattaaaaaaattaattgttagcATGAGTTGaagttttcattgaattagtttctttttgtGTAAGTTAGTAGTCacagaaggaaaataaaaacataaacaaCGTGTAAGAATGAGGGGAAACTTATCAATGATTCAACAGTTTTATACATTGAacttcttaagtttttcttttaacagcTCTAagttattaaagttttctatGAATCGACTTTaactataaaattttaaagacatACTACAACAGCAAGTTGTTAGTATCGAGGttactatttatttttaaatacataaacaTTTAATAGCTGGACGATGGTGTTGTTTAAGCTAAACTAGAAAGACTAGAATtccaaggaaaaagaaaaaaaatagtttgatgACTATTGCAAAACAGAAAAGGTCTTAGATTGAAGGCTTTATAAACTCAACTTTTCCGATTTAGATGAAAGTCcagaaattcccaaaaattaataatttttgatttgaacACACATCTAGAAATTCTGggcgttttcttttaattcaaatatagTCTCAGAAGTtcctaaataaattctcagacATCTCAGAAATCTGAGAACTCTGGGCAAAAATGATAATTAGAAAACAATTCTGAAGAGTCttggaaaagtattttctgaaatttctgACATTGTAAGATGAAGTCCATTGATTCTTGGCTTTAATAATTGAGATACACCTTTAGGAATTctcgatttatttaatttatataagtACCTAACATGTCTAGaaactaattttctcttaGAATCAGTTAAACAACAAGAAAACTACAAATTTCCTAGAAGTTTCCTAGAAATTCtgtacttaaatttttttctcttgcattCCTTCATTCTATTCcttagaaacattttttttaatccataaaaaaatactcaatttaacaataaaaataacaaatatttcCCTTTTTCTCTGCTTCCACGTTAGGTTGTCCAGAAATTGCTCAATGCCCGCAATGAATCCACCCGTGAGCAGAGGAAGAGCGATGTGAGTTCCCAAGTTTCCGATGACATTGAATCCATTGAGGCACTTCGAGCACAAATTGCCAACAAAGacgttgaaatttcaaatctCCGTGCTGAAATCCTCCGTACAGTTGAGCAGAAGAATGCGGAGATTTATGAATTGAAGACTGAGGTGAAGCGAAAGACTACGAATCTccagaatttaataaatcgcGATTTGTGGGATAAAAATCGTGAAATTGAACGACTTACGCGACAAATGCACGGCATGGAGTTGGAGAGTCCGGTTGTGAGTGAGGTGGATCAGCTACACAGTCAATTTACGGAAGCACAGTACAATGAGGCTGTTGAGAAGAATGTTTTGCTACAGAGGAAATTGGATGAATTGAGGCAGAAAGTTTGGTGAGTCATGACCTATTTAGACTTTTTTTAGACATatacttaagttttttatggTCAAGCTTTTATAACTTCAAAGTTAACTCGTAATGAATTGTacctgattatttttttttaattatcttttattcCAATTTTGATGCTCAAAGACTATTAGAATATTCGTTTTAACCGTCTTTAAGcattaatattcataaaaaattatctaaaaattaattcagcatGATCTAACCATTTAATATCAAAAgttcaacattaaaaaaacataatccGAATCTAAAAGACTTAAGcctaggtaaaaaaaaactcgaacCTAGCATAAAAAATGCAGACGTGGtttaaaaagttaagaaaaaaaaatcttaaaagattaagaaaactCTGGGCTAGCCCAAATATTTTTAGgcttattttaaataataggGCCTGGTTTTAAAAACTTAGACCTAGACTGAAAGAATTGGGcataacttaaaaaatttggATCAAGCTTAGAAAACTTAGAACTAAAAAACTGGccttattaaaaataaaggcctaataaaaaaaaatctgactaaaaaaaatcgaggCTTAACTCAAAAAGTTTATGCCTAACCTAAAAAACTTGGTCctagtttaaaaaacttaggacTGGCTTGAAAAATTCAGCCTAGCTCAAGTAATTTAGGACtaccttaaaatatttaagtctGAGTTAGGAAAATTAGGCCTGATTTAAGGAACTTTTAACTACCTTTAAAAACTTAGGCATAGCCTAAAAACTAAACCTAGTTTAAGACAATTTAAGTCTGGCTTTACAAGCTTAAATCTGGATAAGCAAACTTAGGCctagcgaaaaaaaaactaaggccTGACATAAAAATTATCAGTCTGGCCTAAAAAAATTAGGTCTGGATTAAAAAACTTGATCCTATAGTTAAAG from Lutzomyia longipalpis isolate SR_M1_2022 chromosome 4, ASM2433408v1 encodes:
- the LOC129795545 gene encoding probable 4-coumarate--CoA ligase 3; this translates as MVTKYDSLKKIWSGDDFYTPFFHSSVSAGYALLYHLNLNPEKVCQICVDDGTTRTNGEIYRASLQIACNLKKLGCSKGDVVGFVCRNSHNLTPAVLAALYLAAPPNALDTIFSKDEIVHMFSTVKPKFVFCDNEVVEKVEAALKEYGSSAPIYVIGQTVLNFPHINDLMHDKDDKNSKEDIRKLILHPPQVDKDSCAKIICSSGTTGFSKGVALSHECFLNLYHKPHLKALFSPNDKIFNFSTLYWQSGYISIIVGIFFGLTRLITKEPFSPERWVEIVTKYRVGLITTSTSQIAQLAKSGLLQNHTMPYVKHLTCQGGYLSTDLVKIMRSCIPNGIIRNIYGLSETGRIASKTENSPNFSVGKLAPGVQAKIINEAGEKLGVGEVGELCVKTKLEFMGYFNNPEATEAARDNDGWFLTGDLANFDENGHLIFRGRKKFIFKYNNFHVSPIELEEILIKHPEVFQVAVVGIPDPIYTELPAAVVVRRENSSVDEEEIMKFLEGKVSDYKKLRGGVYFVQELPTTPSGKIRISLVREMVIRFYQERQEKI